In bacterium, one genomic interval encodes:
- a CDS encoding efflux RND transporter permease subunit produces MIRGIIDFSARNRLVILIGLLFAMAGAWYSIANIPLDAIPDLSDVQVILYTEWMGRSPDLIEDQVTYPIVTSLLSAPGVAAVRGYSMYGMSFVYVIFDEGTDIYWARSRVLEYLQQIQGKLPSNVTPTLGPDASSVGWVYQYVLVDSTNSHDLAELRTYQDFNLRYALSSVPGVAEVASIGGFQRQYQVEVDPNNLRAYGLTINDVVRAIRGSNADVGGRVVELTEREYYVRGRGYIQDLDAIRKISLGTNQSGSPILLGRIAEVSFGPEIRRGVGEYNGIGEAVGGIIVMRYGENALDVIDRIKAKIEEIKPGLPAGVEIRPVYDRSGLINRAIETLKGTLIDEGIVVALVIFLFLLHFGSSLVPIITLPIAVGLAFIPMYLLGINSNIMSLGGIAIAIGAMVDASIVLVENAHKKLERAKSTVPRIEVIIHAAKEVGPAIFYSLLIITIAFLPIFALTGQAGRLFSPLAWTKTLAMFFAAVTAVTVAPTLMVTLLRGKIHSEENHPVSRFLIRLYKPFVFVALRNPKTTVAIGIMAILSALPMIPKIGSEFMPALNEGDVLYMPTTFPNISIEAAKQYMQYQDRVIKQFPEVVSVYGKAGKAETATDPAPLSMLETVVQLKPPEEWRKIAQDRWYSHSVPDFAKPPFRALWPEERHITWKELVAQFDSAMQMPGWTNAWTMPIKTRIDMLSTGIRTPIGVKIFGNDLNEIERIGMELEQSLSKIEGTRSVFSDRNTGGFYIDIIPNRDAIARYGLTIRDINDVIETAIGGMPIEMTVEGRNRFSVNVRYPRDLRDNIDKLKQVLVPLPKATKVDNGVMPSMGQLPTKMIAPSSFQPSSPLLASTDPAIDYQVWQQIELAQMNSMQSGSSTIPGGAPLPGGYGGMSGRSGMQAQPMGNPMPQTTASPSFSLPEGGSAIPLGQIAEVKIVSGPPMIRDENGMLVGYVYIDMDPATRDIGGYVDEAKRVVANEITIPTGYHLTWTGQYELLEVMAKRMRIVIPLTIILVVILLYLNFRNFTETLIVLCSVPFALVGSIWLMYFLGYNYSTATLVGIIALIGLATETGIVMILYLDQAFERRKAAGLIRNLDDIIWAHMEGTVMRVRPKLMTVGTTMIGLVPLLWADGTGADVMKRIAAPMVGGLISSTFLTLEIIPVIYTYWRLWQIKREQKSSAVSGAGS; encoded by the coding sequence ATGATCCGTGGCATTATTGATTTCTCCGCCCGCAATCGACTGGTGATCCTGATCGGCCTGCTTTTTGCCATGGCCGGTGCCTGGTATTCGATCGCCAATATTCCGCTCGATGCTATCCCGGATCTGTCGGATGTCCAGGTCATCCTGTACACCGAGTGGATGGGGCGCAGCCCGGATCTGATTGAAGATCAGGTGACCTACCCGATCGTCACTTCCCTCCTTTCGGCACCGGGGGTAGCCGCAGTGCGCGGCTATTCGATGTATGGAATGTCGTTTGTGTATGTCATTTTTGACGAAGGAACAGATATCTACTGGGCGCGAAGTCGCGTCCTTGAATATCTACAACAGATCCAGGGGAAACTTCCATCCAACGTGACTCCGACACTCGGCCCCGATGCTTCCTCGGTTGGCTGGGTTTACCAATACGTTCTTGTCGATTCCACAAACAGCCACGACCTGGCGGAATTGCGCACGTACCAGGACTTCAACCTTCGCTATGCACTCTCCTCAGTACCGGGAGTTGCAGAGGTCGCGTCTATCGGTGGTTTTCAACGGCAGTATCAGGTCGAGGTCGACCCGAACAACCTTCGCGCCTATGGACTGACCATCAACGATGTGGTACGCGCCATTCGCGGGTCCAACGCCGATGTCGGCGGAAGAGTAGTCGAACTGACTGAACGCGAATATTATGTCCGCGGTCGCGGGTACATTCAGGACCTTGACGCAATTCGCAAGATATCGCTGGGGACCAATCAGTCGGGCAGTCCGATCCTGTTGGGCAGGATCGCGGAGGTCTCTTTCGGCCCGGAGATTCGTCGCGGGGTCGGAGAATATAACGGGATCGGCGAAGCAGTTGGCGGGATAATCGTCATGCGGTATGGCGAAAACGCGCTGGATGTGATCGACCGCATAAAGGCGAAGATCGAAGAGATCAAACCTGGCCTTCCGGCCGGAGTTGAGATTCGGCCAGTTTATGACCGTTCAGGGCTCATCAATCGCGCTATCGAGACGCTGAAAGGGACTTTGATCGATGAGGGCATAGTCGTCGCTCTCGTGATCTTCCTCTTCCTGTTGCACTTTGGAAGTTCACTCGTCCCGATCATCACTCTGCCTATAGCGGTTGGCCTGGCCTTCATTCCAATGTACCTCCTCGGAATCAACTCCAATATTATGTCGCTGGGAGGAATCGCTATTGCCATTGGAGCGATGGTGGATGCGTCAATTGTCCTGGTAGAAAATGCGCACAAAAAGCTGGAGCGAGCCAAGTCGACTGTCCCGCGTATCGAAGTGATCATTCATGCCGCCAAAGAGGTCGGCCCGGCGATATTCTACTCCCTCCTCATCATCACTATCGCTTTCCTGCCGATCTTCGCACTAACCGGGCAGGCAGGGCGGCTCTTCTCCCCCCTAGCCTGGACCAAAACACTCGCTATGTTTTTTGCGGCAGTGACTGCGGTGACCGTTGCTCCGACACTAATGGTCACACTGCTCAGAGGAAAAATTCACTCGGAGGAAAATCACCCGGTCTCTCGCTTCTTGATCCGGCTCTACAAACCGTTTGTCTTTGTGGCTCTGCGTAATCCAAAGACCACGGTCGCTATCGGCATCATGGCAATTCTCTCGGCACTCCCGATGATCCCAAAGATCGGCTCGGAATTCATGCCGGCCCTCAACGAAGGGGACGTGCTCTACATGCCGACTACCTTTCCGAATATCTCGATCGAGGCCGCCAAGCAGTACATGCAGTATCAGGATCGCGTGATCAAACAGTTCCCTGAAGTTGTTTCGGTTTACGGCAAAGCGGGAAAAGCCGAAACCGCGACCGACCCCGCCCCCCTCAGCATGCTTGAGACTGTAGTTCAACTCAAACCGCCGGAGGAATGGCGCAAGATCGCGCAGGACAGATGGTACTCACATTCTGTTCCTGATTTTGCCAAGCCCCCCTTCCGTGCTCTGTGGCCCGAAGAGCGCCACATCACCTGGAAAGAACTGGTAGCGCAATTTGATTCCGCCATGCAGATGCCAGGCTGGACCAACGCCTGGACGATGCCGATCAAAACTCGCATCGATATGCTCTCAACCGGCATTCGCACACCTATTGGTGTCAAGATATTCGGCAATGACCTGAATGAGATCGAACGGATCGGTATGGAGCTGGAGCAATCCCTCTCCAAGATCGAAGGCACCCGCTCCGTCTTTTCAGACCGCAACACAGGCGGCTTTTATATTGACATTATTCCGAATCGGGATGCAATCGCCCGGTACGGCCTGACCATTCGAGATATCAATGACGTGATTGAAACTGCCATCGGTGGGATGCCAATCGAGATGACGGTCGAAGGTCGCAACCGCTTCAGTGTTAATGTTCGCTATCCCCGCGACCTACGGGATAACATCGACAAACTCAAACAGGTATTGGTCCCACTCCCAAAGGCAACTAAGGTAGACAACGGTGTAATGCCGAGCATGGGGCAACTTCCCACGAAAATGATTGCTCCCTCATCGTTCCAGCCATCCTCACCTCTGCTCGCCTCAACTGACCCAGCAATCGACTACCAAGTCTGGCAACAGATCGAACTTGCGCAAATGAACAGCATGCAATCCGGCAGTTCTACGATTCCCGGAGGGGCACCCTTACCCGGCGGATATGGCGGCATGTCCGGCAGATCAGGTATGCAGGCGCAACCGATGGGTAACCCAATGCCTCAGACGACTGCTTCTCCCTCATTCTCCCTTCCAGAAGGAGGTTCAGCGATCCCTCTGGGTCAGATTGCGGAAGTGAAGATCGTCAGCGGTCCACCTATGATCCGCGATGAGAACGGCATGCTGGTCGGATACGTCTACATAGACATGGACCCGGCGACGCGTGACATTGGCGGGTATGTTGACGAGGCCAAGCGCGTTGTTGCGAACGAAATCACCATCCCAACTGGCTACCACTTGACCTGGACCGGCCAGTACGAACTGCTCGAAGTGATGGCCAAGCGGATGCGGATCGTCATTCCGCTCACGATAATTCTCGTCGTGATACTTCTTTATCTCAATTTCAGGAATTTCACCGAAACGCTGATCGTTCTCTGTTCCGTCCCCTTTGCTCTGGTCGGATCTATCTGGCTGATGTACTTCCTCGGATACAACTACTCAACAGCCACCTTGGTCGGGATCATCGCATTGATAGGGCTGGCAACTGAGACAGGAATTGTGATGATCCTCTACCTGGACCAGGCATTCGAACGGCGCAAAGCCGCCGGGCTGATTCGCAATTTGGATGATATCATTTGGGCACATATGGAAGGAACCGTAATGCGCGTGCGGCCCAAACTGATGACAGTCGGGACAACCATGATCGGGCTGGTGCCGCTATTGTGGGCCGATGGAACAGGTGCAGATGTAATGAAGCGTATCGCCGCGCCAATGGTCGGCGGACTGATCAGCTCAACTTTCCTGACGCTCGAAATAATCCCCGTTATCTACACCTACTGGCGGCTCTGGCAGATCAAACGTGAACAGAAAAGCTCCGCGGTATCTGGCGCCGGATCATAA
- a CDS encoding efflux RND transporter periplasmic adaptor subunit, producing the protein MSEHTDLYEEEPMPEGSEQAPPLTHTMGIVRWCILGGMTLLAVIMLAGYFGLAPWTATTDASTQYHCPMHPTYIANQPGDCPICGMSLVPIGAKVDTDSAIASEHGGELGKVSVAKPGQYYCPMCTEVASDTEGRCPTCGMFLEKFEPGMKFSCEMHPEVLLDRPGDCPKCGMDLMPVSNDDNPNSEMSAHDAAVPGLVAVTLEPQRLQLIGLRTGKAERVPFSSSTRLLGYIVADETKTKNLSVRTSGWVRELQANQTGQTIHKGDPLLTIYSEEILQAAQEYKLARLDSTSDDVSKQPLLSASRNRLINLGLSEKEISAIESTDSDPSIVSLYSPVTGIILNRNVLAGQYVTPSDNLLTVADIRTIWVVADVYESDLTAIRKGQTAAMSTSAYPGREFAGTVSFVYPTISSDTRTAKVRISFDNSDLLLKPGMYAEVSLQSESSTPLSIPREALLDGGEMAYVFVVTHGNQFSPRKVITGRRTTERIEITSGLNENEIVVTSANFLIDSESRLQAAISGMGATQESQHQGHGK; encoded by the coding sequence ATGAGTGAACATACCGACCTCTATGAAGAGGAACCGATGCCGGAAGGCTCGGAGCAGGCGCCACCGTTGACGCACACTATGGGAATAGTGCGATGGTGCATCCTTGGAGGAATGACGCTTCTTGCCGTGATTATGCTCGCCGGGTATTTCGGGCTGGCTCCCTGGACCGCCACAACGGACGCATCCACGCAATACCATTGCCCGATGCATCCAACCTACATAGCGAATCAGCCCGGCGATTGCCCGATCTGCGGGATGAGCCTCGTACCGATCGGCGCGAAAGTCGACACCGACAGTGCGATCGCTTCGGAGCATGGTGGCGAGCTTGGCAAGGTCTCGGTCGCAAAGCCAGGGCAATACTACTGTCCCATGTGCACTGAGGTGGCTTCAGATACCGAGGGGCGTTGCCCCACTTGCGGTATGTTTCTTGAAAAATTCGAACCGGGCATGAAATTCAGTTGCGAGATGCATCCCGAGGTACTCCTTGACCGTCCAGGTGACTGCCCGAAGTGCGGGATGGATCTCATGCCCGTGTCCAACGATGATAACCCGAATTCCGAGATGTCCGCTCACGACGCGGCCGTTCCCGGCTTGGTAGCAGTCACTCTTGAGCCTCAGCGACTGCAATTGATCGGACTTCGTACCGGTAAGGCCGAACGTGTACCATTCTCAAGCTCGACACGCTTGCTCGGGTACATTGTGGCCGACGAGACCAAAACAAAGAATCTCTCGGTACGGACCTCCGGCTGGGTCAGGGAACTACAAGCAAACCAGACAGGTCAGACTATTCATAAAGGGGACCCTCTGCTGACAATCTACAGCGAGGAGATACTTCAGGCCGCACAAGAATATAAGCTCGCCCGACTTGACAGTACCTCTGATGATGTCTCCAAGCAGCCGCTGTTATCCGCATCGCGAAATCGGTTGATCAACCTTGGATTATCGGAGAAAGAGATATCGGCAATCGAATCAACCGATTCGGATCCATCAATAGTCTCGCTCTACTCACCGGTTACCGGGATCATTCTCAATCGCAACGTCCTGGCCGGCCAATATGTGACACCATCAGACAACCTCCTGACAGTCGCGGACATTCGCACAATTTGGGTGGTCGCCGATGTCTACGAGTCTGACCTGACTGCAATTCGGAAGGGGCAGACCGCGGCAATGTCTACCTCCGCGTATCCCGGACGCGAATTCGCGGGAACGGTCTCTTTTGTATATCCGACTATCTCCTCCGACACGCGAACTGCCAAAGTGAGGATCTCGTTCGACAACTCGGACCTGCTCCTGAAGCCGGGGATGTATGCCGAGGTTTCACTACAGTCAGAGAGCAGTACCCCTCTGTCAATCCCTCGAGAGGCTCTCCTCGACGGTGGCGAGATGGCCTATGTTTTCGTCGTCACCCACGGGAATCAGTTTTCACCGCGCAAGGTAATCACCGGGCGACGTACTACAGAACGGATCGAGATAACTTCCGGGCTGAACGAGAATGAGATCGTCGTCACCAGCGCCAATTTCCTGATCGATTCAGAAAGTCGACTCCAGGCGGCAATCTCCGGCATGGGTGCCACACAAGAAAGCCAACATCAAGGACATGGGAAATAA